Proteins encoded in a region of the Phacochoerus africanus isolate WHEZ1 chromosome 8, ROS_Pafr_v1, whole genome shotgun sequence genome:
- the AKTIP gene encoding AKT-interacting protein isoform X2 — MNPFWSMSTSSVRKRSDGEEKTLTGDVKSSPPRTAPKKQLPSIPKNALPITKPTSPAPATQSTNGTHASYGPFYLEYSLLAEFTLVVKQKLPGVYVQPSYRSALMWFGVIFIRHGLYQDGVFKFTVYIPDNYPDGDCPRLVFDIPVFHPLVDPNSGELDVKRAFAKWRRNHNHIWQVLMYARRVFYKIDTANPLNPEAAVLYERDVQLFKSKVVDSVKVCTARLFDQPKIEDPYAISFSPWNPSVHDEAREKMLTQKKPEEQHNKSVHVAGLSWVKPGSVQPFSKEEKTVAT, encoded by the exons ATGAACCCTTTCTGGAGCATGTCTACAAGCTCTGTACGCAAA CGATCTGATGGTGAAGAGAAGACATTAACAGGGGACGTGAAAAGCAGTCCTCCTCGCACTGCTCCAAAGAAACAGCTGCCCTCTATTCCCAAAAATGCTTTGCCCATAACTAAGCCTACATCTCCTGCCCCAGCAACACAGTCAACAAATGGCACACATGCATCTTATGGACCTTTCTACCTGGAATACTCTCTTCTTGCAGAATT CACCTTGGTTGTGAAGCAGAAGTTACCGGGTGTCTATGTGCAGCCGTCTTACCGCTCTGCATTAA tgTGGTTTGGAGTAATATTCATACGGCATGGACTTTATCAAGATGGTGTATTTAAGTTTACAGTTTATATCCCTGATAACTACCCAGATGGTGACTGTCCA CGCTTGGTGTTTGATATTCCCGTCTTTCACCCGCTAGTCGATCCCAACTCTGGTGAACTGGATGTAAAGAGAGCATTTGCAAAATGGAG GCGGAACCATAATCACATCTGGCAAGTATTGATGTATGCAAGGAGAGTTTTCTACAAGATTGATACAGCAAACCCCCTAAACCCAGAGGCTGCAGTACT GTATGAAAGAGATgttcagctttttaaaagtaaagtggTTGACAGTGTTAAGGTGTGCACGGCTCGCTTGTTTGACCAACCTAAAATAGAAGACCCCTATGCAATTAG cTTTTCTCCATGGAATCCTTCTGTACATGATGAAGCCAGAGAGAAGATGCTGACTCAGAAA AAGCCTGAAGAACAGCACAATAAAAGTGTTCACGTTGCTGGCTTGTCATGGGTGAAGCCTGGCTCAGTACAACCTTTCAGTAAAGAAGAGAAAACGGTAGCAACTTAA
- the AKTIP gene encoding AKT-interacting protein isoform X1 — protein sequence MNPFWSMSTSSVRKRSDGEEKTLTGDVKSSPPRTAPKKQLPSIPKNALPITKPTSPAPATQSTNGTHASYGPFYLEYSLLAEFTLVVKQKLPGVYVQPSYRSALMWFGVIFIRHGLYQDGVFKFTVYIPDNYPDGDCPRLVFDIPVFHPLVDPNSGELDVKRAFAKWRRNHNHIWQVLMYARRVFYKIDTANPLNPEAAVLYERDVQLFKSKVVDSVKVCTARLFDQPKIEDPYAISFSPWNPSVHDEAREKMLTQKKKPEEQHNKSVHVAGLSWVKPGSVQPFSKEEKTVAT from the exons ATGAACCCTTTCTGGAGCATGTCTACAAGCTCTGTACGCAAA CGATCTGATGGTGAAGAGAAGACATTAACAGGGGACGTGAAAAGCAGTCCTCCTCGCACTGCTCCAAAGAAACAGCTGCCCTCTATTCCCAAAAATGCTTTGCCCATAACTAAGCCTACATCTCCTGCCCCAGCAACACAGTCAACAAATGGCACACATGCATCTTATGGACCTTTCTACCTGGAATACTCTCTTCTTGCAGAATT CACCTTGGTTGTGAAGCAGAAGTTACCGGGTGTCTATGTGCAGCCGTCTTACCGCTCTGCATTAA tgTGGTTTGGAGTAATATTCATACGGCATGGACTTTATCAAGATGGTGTATTTAAGTTTACAGTTTATATCCCTGATAACTACCCAGATGGTGACTGTCCA CGCTTGGTGTTTGATATTCCCGTCTTTCACCCGCTAGTCGATCCCAACTCTGGTGAACTGGATGTAAAGAGAGCATTTGCAAAATGGAG GCGGAACCATAATCACATCTGGCAAGTATTGATGTATGCAAGGAGAGTTTTCTACAAGATTGATACAGCAAACCCCCTAAACCCAGAGGCTGCAGTACT GTATGAAAGAGATgttcagctttttaaaagtaaagtggTTGACAGTGTTAAGGTGTGCACGGCTCGCTTGTTTGACCAACCTAAAATAGAAGACCCCTATGCAATTAG cTTTTCTCCATGGAATCCTTCTGTACATGATGAAGCCAGAGAGAAGATGCTGACTCAGAAA AAGAAGCCTGAAGAACAGCACAATAAAAGTGTTCACGTTGCTGGCTTGTCATGGGTGAAGCCTGGCTCAGTACAACCTTTCAGTAAAGAAGAGAAAACGGTAGCAACTTAA